The genomic interval tcccTTGTCCCTGGGCTTGTCATAGAGTTCTTCGAGAGGGATTTCCCCACCAGTCCTCTCGTTATCTCTCCAAATACCAATGGCATGGCTGAGCTTCTAGAAGGAGCAGTCAGTCTCAGGAGGCTTTGAAGGGGTTTCCTCTGAAGGTGTCTCACTGGAGATCCCAGTATCTCCATTCTCTGGTCCATTACTCAGTGACATCTTCTCCAAAGCTGCAAAATGGACACAGATTCAGATGTATAGTAAGTAATGTGTTGTTCTGTATCGACCAGAAGAATCTCTCATAAGCAAAGCAGagtttttttgtcctgttttaaTGGGTACCTTGAGGTGGAGTGGGGGCATAGTTCCCTGCTACTGTGGTAAATGTTTGTGGTACTGTACCTTCTAGCAACTACACTGTAATTACTAccaaatgtcacagtaagtCCTGGTGAAAACAACTCTTCTGATCACTTTACTTGTTTTACTTTATTGGAAACCATGTCTCTACCTAACCTGTTAAGTTCAGTTAAAAGGAACTCTGGTGTAAAAGGAGGGTTTCATTACAGTGCAGACTGGCCTGCTGTCAGTCACCTGAATTTGATTTTCCCACATGATGCAGGATGATAGTCATCCAAACTGTCCAATGAATGAGTTCCCTGTCAGTCTGTATAACTTCATGTGTGTCATGTTCATGTCATGCTGGTCTTGTAAAAAGTCTGTAAACAAACTGGACCAGAactaaaatgcaaaaatgtagAATTTTTTCTCTTGGTTTGGACCAAATGAATTAAAGTACAGTTCCTGATACAACAATCAGATTTTCAGTACATCGATGTCAAATATTTTGAGactgtatatattgtatgtCCAGTTacttttgttcttatttttcagGTTTCTGCCATTCATTTCGTCATCATCgttcattgtgtgtgttcagttgcagtgcatttggaaagtattcagaccccttcacttttttcacattttgtaatgttgcaaccatatgatttttttttttttttttttttttttttttttttttttgctttgtcaaaaaagctttgtttgctttgttttgaaattTTTACAAACTTATTGAAAGgggaaaactgaaatatcacactgaCATAAATACTCCTTTGCTATGACACTttaaatttagctcaggttcctcctttttctcttcatctttcagacgtttctacaccttgattggagtccaGCTGTGGTAAATGCAATTGtttggacatgatttggaaaggcacacacctgtctatataaggtcttACAGCTGacatatcagagcaaaaacctAAGCCTATATTAATTAGTGGTCAAAACATAGTTTGAATTCGTACCCTGCAGTGATGCCGAGCTGTTGCTAGGTGGTGCTGTGCTACTGTCTTCCAGTTCATCCAGGTAGAGTCGGTAGCGATGGCCGCTGTCATCTTCATACTCCACATTTTCATCATCGCTGTCCACCTCTGGAGCCACATACACCACCTCAAACTCTATTTGTCCTCGCTGACACAGATACCCAGAATAAGCACTTAAAGAGACATAGAAAAACAACGTGGGGCactatgtgcatgcatgtgcagaCTTATGTTACCTGCTGTGACAGAATGGTGACAGCCTCTTTGTGTTTGGCATCTCGCAAATTGATGCTGTTAACAGCAAGTATGGCATCTCCGACGTGCAGACCTCCACATCTGTCTGCTGGCTGACTTGGATGGATCTCTGAAATTAGAATGGGGACACCGTGCTCCTTCCCACCCTGACAAGAACAGATATATAAGAGTTAACTCAACTCACCTGGATGAGTGTTCCTACTTTTAGGCAATTTAAAAATTGCCTTCAGAAAGTGAGCAGttgcttttccttttgtcaTCAAGcaacacatctctctctgtactACTGGCCTGTGGGCTGTGGCTTAAAATGGACACAATTTAAACACGTTTTGCTATTTaataacattacattatttACTGGTCCAGACAAGATGATCAGACTGATGTTGATCCAAGATTGTTTCTCATCAATATGTTTGTCTACTGCTTGTGAGGATGATATGATTCAAGAAACTCTGATATCAGTAAAATCAGCTCCTGTGTGGTTTATGTGGTTGCCATAGTCACATAGAAAGCTGCAACAGCAAGTTAAGAAAGCTTAACCATACAGCTGTATGCCAGTCTGGGCACCCATGGGACATACTTTGTAGACTTTTTAAGTGGACAAACCTATTCTCAAAAGttatttcactgttattttacttgatgattttaaagttgaaaatttgaagaaaaaaaaaatgttattcaCTATGGCATGTGACTGCCTCATGATGCTGAGTAAATTCTCTTAATTTCCACTCTCTTAGTTAGCTGCTTAGAGGACTTCATGATTCCACATATTCAAGCTCATCTTGAGAACATTGAAAAGTCAGTTTAGATGGAGCGGAGCACAAAAACTGTGTACATGACATGTATGGAACAGTTAGTTATTTGAAGAACCTTCCTTCCCtgccatctttttcttttcaaaaaaaagaaaaaacaacactgtgacTTCTTACTGTAATGGAGATTCCGAGGCCCTCATGATCATCTTTGACTAGCACCACCTTTCTGATAGGGCCCACTCCCTGGGTTTTCTTCAACATGTCTGGGTCCTGTAATCACATTAACACATTCAATTTTGAAAGCACAGAGATACAAGCATTTTCAATTGCTTTGTAGTTTTATACTCACATGCCCgacaggagaggggagaggtTTCTTAGGATCATTACGACCTCTACACGCCCGGATGACAGTCTTATGGCGATGAAGATGAATCTCCGCCTCAAGCTGGTTCCACAGCTTGTCATGTGCTGGCCCTTTCATATCACGGCCTAATAACTGGATCTGCTGCACCCtggaagaaaaatcaaaagatTATGCTGTCAATTCAAATTTCAAACAGCCCATTTTTCCTGCTCATCCAAGAAATCGATTTCCTTGACAACATGACAAACTGAACAAGACCTGAGCCCTCTGCACCTATCAGGGACTCAGCTGTATCCCCTCTCATTCAGTGAAGTGTACTGTGTTCTATGGCTGAATAAGAATTTGATTCACCCCTTCAGTAATTCAAATACTGGGCttactatatattatatattactatATATTACATAACAGTCCAGCACATCCTTTTGACCAAGTATCAAGCTTGTTTGTATATTGAAGGGATAAAAAGGGAGAGACAATGTTTCAACCAAAACACATAACTtatatgtatttgtatatatgtaatTTCAGCCTACCAGTCTATGTACTGATAGCTTGTGAAGAGGATAAACACTTTGGTTTGTTGGAAACTACAGTGCCCAACGAATCGTCAGGAAATGGATGTTCACAATTATAATGTGTACCTGCTTTTCTAAAATCAAGAGCACACTGTATACATGACTCCTTAACTGGTCGTTGATAATATCATcagttgtaatgttgtaatACATTATCTTAACAAATTTTCAACTTAACTTATAGATGTTATGAGCTCAAACTCTTTACCTGCCAGCCAGTTCTTTGTCCAAGTATTTGGCAGCCAGTCTGGCTCCGTACACTTCGGCCTGTAATACTGCCATGTGCCTGC from Lates calcarifer isolate ASB-BC8 linkage group LG7_1, TLL_Latcal_v3, whole genome shotgun sequence carries:
- the gopc gene encoding Golgi-associated PDZ and coiled-coil motif-containing protein isoform X1; amino-acid sequence: MSASAGCSPAGHSSGLGPGMSMFRWLEVLEKEFDKAFVDVDLLLGEIDPDQVDITYEGRQKMTSLSSCFAQLCHKTQTVFQLNHKLEAQLVDLRSELTEAKAERAVVEREVHDQLLQLHALQLQLHAKQGQPEDSDTIKDRLPAPTLEEMEQELEASKKEKLAEARLEAEVRLFKKENEALRRHMAVLQAEVYGARLAAKYLDKELAGRVQQIQLLGRDMKGPAHDKLWNQLEAEIHLHRHKTVIRACRGRNDPKKPLPSPVGHDPDMLKKTQGVGPIRKVVLVKDDHEGLGISITGGKEHGVPILISEIHPSQPADRCGGLHVGDAILAVNSINLRDAKHKEAVTILSQQRGQIEFEVVYVAPEVDSDDENVEYEDDSGHRYRLYLDELEDSSTAPPSNSSASLQALEKMSLSNGPENGDTGISSETPSEETPSKPPETDCSF
- the gopc gene encoding Golgi-associated PDZ and coiled-coil motif-containing protein isoform X2; protein product: MSASAGCSPAGHSSGLGPGMSMFRWLEVLEKEFDKAFVDVDLLLGEIDPDQVDITYEGRQKMTSLSSCFAQLCHKTQTVFQLNHKLEAQLVDLRSELTEAKAERAVVEREVHDQLLQLHALQLQLHAKQGQPEDSDTIKDRLEQELEASKKEKLAEARLEAEVRLFKKENEALRRHMAVLQAEVYGARLAAKYLDKELAGRVQQIQLLGRDMKGPAHDKLWNQLEAEIHLHRHKTVIRACRGRNDPKKPLPSPVGHDPDMLKKTQGVGPIRKVVLVKDDHEGLGISITGGKEHGVPILISEIHPSQPADRCGGLHVGDAILAVNSINLRDAKHKEAVTILSQQRGQIEFEVVYVAPEVDSDDENVEYEDDSGHRYRLYLDELEDSSTAPPSNSSASLQALEKMSLSNGPENGDTGISSETPSEETPSKPPETDCSF